From the genome of Macrobrachium nipponense isolate FS-2020 chromosome 43, ASM1510439v2, whole genome shotgun sequence, one region includes:
- the LOC135213701 gene encoding tubulin beta-1 chain yields MREIVHLQTGQCGNQIGTKFWEIISDEHGIQATGEYTGTDKDLMDLQLERINVYYNEGNQGKYVPRAILVDLEPGTMDSVRAGPHGQLFKPDSFVFGQSGAGNNWAKGHYTEGAELVDSVLDVVRKEAEKCDCLQGFQLTHSLGGGTGSGMGTLLVSKIREEFPDRIMNTFSVVPSPKVSDTVVEPYNATLSIHQLVENTDETYCIDNEALYDICFRTLKLQNPTYGDLNHLVSLTMSGVTTCFRFPGQLNADLRKLAVNMVPFPRLHFFMPGFAPLTARGSQQYRALTVPELTQQMFDAKNMMAACDPRHGRYLTVAAIFRGRMSMKEVDEQMYNIQNKNSSFFVEWIPNNVKTAVCDIPPRGIKMASTFIGNSTAIQELFKRVGEQFTAMFRRKAFLHWYTGEGMDEMEFTEAESNMNDLVSEYQQYQEATADDEAEFEEEGEIEGDYA; encoded by the exons ATGAGGGAAATTGTACACCTCCAGACCGGTCAGTGCGGAAACCAAATCGGTACCAAG ttttgggAAATCATCAGCGATGAACATGGTATTCAGGCTACCGGAGAGTACACGGGTACAGATAAAGACTTGATGGACCTCCAGTTGGAGAGAATCAACGTCTATTACAATGAAGGCAACCAGGGGAAATATGTACCTCGTGCAATCTTGGTCGATTTAGAACCCGGTACCATGGACAGTGTAAGAGCTGGACCCCACGGACAACTCTTCAAGCCAGACAGCTTTGTTTTTG GTCAGAGTGGTGCTGGCAACAACTGGGCCAAGGGACACTACACAGAGGGTGCTGAATTGGTGGACAGTGTCTTAGACGTAGTTCGTAAGGAAGCAGAAAAATGCGATTGCTTACAAGGGTTCCAGCTTACTCACTCCCTTGGGGGTGGCACTGGTTCTGGTATGGGCACACTTCTAGTCTCAAAAATCCGTGAAGAATTCCCTGACAGAATTATGAACACATTCTCTGTCGTCCCATCACCCAAA gTATCCGACACCGTTGTGGAGCCCTACAATGCCACCCTTTCCATTCACCAACTAGTCGAGAACACAGACGAAACCTATTGTATCGACAACGAGGCCCTGTACGATATTTGCTTTAGAACCCTCAAACTCCAGAACCCAACCTATGGCGATTTGAACCACTTAGTGTCCCTAACAATGTCAGGTGTGACGACCTGCTTCAGATTCCCAGGTCAGTTGAATGCTGACTTGAGGAAATTGGCAGTCAACATGGTACCCTTCCCACGTCTTCACTTCTTCATGCCCGGTTTCGCCCCCTTGACAGCCCGTGGATCTCAACAGTACAGAGCCCTCACTGTTCCCGAACTCACCCAACAGATGTTTGATGCCAAGAACATGATGGCAGCTTGTGATCCCAGACATGGCAGATACTTGACAGTTGCTGCCATTTTCAGAGGTAGGATGTCCATGAAGGAGGTTGATGAACAGATGTACAACATCCAGAATAAGAACTCTTCATTCTTTGTTGAATGGATCCCCAACAATGTCAAGACTGCCGTTTGTGATATCCCACCCCGAGGCATCAAGATGGCCTCTACCTTCATCGGAAATTCCACCGCCATTCAAGAACTTTTCAAGCGTGTTGGAGAGCAGTTCACAGCTATGTTCCGCAGGAAAGCTTTCTTGCATTGGTACACTGGTGAGGGTATGGATGAGATGGAGTTCACTGAAGCAGAGTCCAACATGAACGATCTGGTCTCCGAATACCAACAGTACCAAGAAGCTACTGCTGATGATGAGGCAGAGTTTGAGGAAGAAGGGGAAATTGAAGGCGATTATGCATAA